A window from Macadamia integrifolia cultivar HAES 741 unplaced genomic scaffold, SCU_Mint_v3 scaffold1006, whole genome shotgun sequence encodes these proteins:
- the LOC122062362 gene encoding uncharacterized protein LOC122062362 yields MEKQILDFSLVPSGLCLMLAYHIWLLHRIINHPTGTIIGINGINRRVWVQTMMEDTSKNGILAVQTLRNNIMASTVLASTAIMLSSVVAMIMVNTNARQSEIVYGAHSELGFWIKFFSILVCFLLAFLFNVQSIRYYSHASMLINVPVKKMMSPHLTGEYVGRVVNRGSCFWSLGLRAFYFSLPLFLWLFGPIPMFLCCVVLVFMLYFLDVTLDFGGVVGVVDEEAER; encoded by the coding sequence atggagaaacaaattCTCGATTTCTCTCTGGTTCCTTCAGGCCTGTGTCTAATGTTAGCTTACCACATATGGCTTCTCCATCGTATCATAAATCATCCTACGGGCACTATCATAGGCATCAATGGCATCAACAGACGCGTATGGGTTCAAACCATGATGGAAGACACATCCAAGAATGGCATTCTTGCAGTGCAGACCCTAAGAAACAATATAATGGCATCAACAGTTTTGGCATCCACAGCGATCATGCTTAGTTCTGTGGTTGCCATGATCATGGTCAATACCAACGCTAGACAATCAGAGATTGTTTATGGGGCCCACagtgaattagggttttggatcaaGTTCTTTTCAATCTTGGTTTGCTTTCTTTTGGCTTTTTTGTTTAATGTGCAGTCTATAAGATATTATAGCCATGCAAGTATGTTGATCAATGTTCctgtgaagaagatgatgagtccaCATTTGACAGGGGAGTATGTGGGGAGGGTAGTGAACCGTGGGAGTTGTTTCTGGTCACTAGGGTTAAGGGCATTTTACTTCTCTTTGCCATTGTTTTTATGGCTCTTCGGTCCTATACCTATGTTTTTGTGTTGTGTTGTGCTGGTTTTTATGCTTTATTTTCTGGACGTGACTCTTGACTTTGGAGGTGTTGTTGGTGTTGTTGATGAGGAAGCAGAGAGGTAA
- the LOC122062363 gene encoding uncharacterized protein LOC122062363, giving the protein MEIQILDFSLVPLGLGLLLAYHIWLLHRIITHPASTVIGINGIGRRLWVQTMMEDMSKNGILAVQTLRNNIMASTVLASTSITLSSVVAIIMANWKARPSETFLGAQTELGFWIKFFSILVCFLLAFLFNILSIRYYSHASILINVPVKKMMSPHLTAEYVEKTVNRGSCFWSLGLRAFYFSFPLFLWLFGPIPSFLCCVVLVSTLYFLDVTIDFGEILGVVDDNDEEAGR; this is encoded by the exons ATGGAGATACAAATCCTTGATTTCTCTCTGGTTCCCTTAGGCCTTGGTTTACTGCTAGCTTACCACATATGGCTTCTCCATCGGATCATAACTCATCCGGCGAGCACGGTCATCGGTATCAATGGCATCGGCAGACGCTTATGGGTCCAAACCATGATGGAG GACATGTCCAAGAATGGAATCCTTGCCGTGCAGACGCTAAGAAACAATATAATGGCATCGACCGTTTTGGCATCCACATCGATCACGCTCAGTTCCGTCGTGGCCATTATCATGGCCAACTGGAAAGCTAGGCCATCAGAAACTTTTCTTGGAGCCCAGACAGagctagggttttggatcaagttcttctccattttggTCTGCTTTCTTTTAGCTTTCTTGTTCAATATACTGTCCATAAGATATTACAGCCATGCAAGTATATTGATCAATGTTCctgtgaagaagatgatgagtccaCATTTGACGGCAGAGTATGTGGAGAAGACTGTGAACCGTGGGAGTTGTTTCTGGTCACTTGGCTTGCGGGCATTTTACTTCTCTTTCCCACTGTTTTTATGGCTATTTGGTCCTATACCTTCCTTTTTGTGTTGCGTTGTGCTGGTTTCTACGCTTTATTTTCTGGACGTAACTATTGACTTTGGAGAGATTTTGGGAGTTGTTGATGACAACGACGAGGAAGCAGGAAGATAG
- the LOC122062361 gene encoding salicylic acid-binding protein 2-like, which translates to MHRPQDFLVAHSAGGFNITVAMEKYPNNILAGVFIAAYMPDTTHSMSYVLDQGANYTKGWHDTCIVKSGGTTWYFFGDDFLTSKLYHKCPPEVIALMRT; encoded by the exons ATGCATAGACCACAAGATTTTCTTGTGGCTCACAGTGCTGGAGGATTTAATATTACTGTTGCAATGGAGAAGTACCCAAACAATATACTTGCTGGTGTCTTTATTGCTGCTTACATGCCTGATACTACCCACAGCATGTCTTATGTCCTCGATCAG GGAGCGAACTATACTAAAGGATGGCACGACACTTGTATCGTGAAAAGTGGGGGCACCACATGGTATTTCTTTGGTGATGATTTCTTGACATCAAAACTCTATCACAAGTGCCCTCccgag GTTATTGCGCTAATGCGTACATAG